In the Hordeum vulgare subsp. vulgare chromosome 7H, MorexV3_pseudomolecules_assembly, whole genome shotgun sequence genome, one interval contains:
- the LOC123411035 gene encoding protein PHOSPHATE-INDUCED 1 homolog, producing MAKRSLLLLLALMALAANMAAASATASTRKLMFLVQPQPNQLTYHNGAVLHGDIPVSVLWYGRFTAAQKAIVSDFLLSLSAAPRASPAPSVSQWWSSIHQLYLSKAAAVGKHGAGVTKAARVVLSGQVSDEACSLGKSLKLSQLPALAAKSRPARGGIALVLTAQDVAVEGFCMSRCGRHGTVDAKSGTAYVWAGNPATQYAGQCAWPFHQPAYGPQAPALAAPNGDVGMDGLIINVASMVAGAVTNPFGDGFYQGEREAPLEAATACPGVYGKGAYPGYAGQLLVDGATGASYNAHGAHGRKYLLPALFDPATSACSTLV from the coding sequence ATGGCCAAGagaagcctcctcctcctcctggcgctaATGGCGCTCGCCGCTAACATGGCAGCCGCGTCGGCTACCGCGAGCACGAGGAAGCTCATGTTCCTGGTCCAGCCCCAGCCGAACCAACTCACGTACCACAACGGCGCCGTGCTGCACGGCGACATCCCCGTCTCCGTCCTCTGGTACGGCCGCTTCACGGCGGCGCAGAAGGCCATCGTCTCCgacttcctcctctccctctccgcCGCGCCGCGCGCGTCCCCGGCGCCGTCCGTGTCCCAGTGGTGGAGCAGCATCCACCAGCTGTACCTCTCCAAGGCGGCGGCCGTCGGCAAGCACGGCGCCGGCGTCACCAAGGCAGCGCGGGTGGTCCTGTCCGGCCAGGTCTCCGACGAGGCGTGCTCGCTGGGGAAGAGCCTGAAGCTCTCCCAGCTCCCAGCGCTGGCGGCCAAGTCGAGGCCCGCGAGGGGCGGCATCGCGCTGGTGCTCACGGCGCAGGACGTGGCCGTGGAGGGGTTCTGCATGAGCCGGTGCGGCCGGCACGGGACCGTGGACGCCAAGTCCGGCACGGCCTACGTGTGGGCCGGCAACCCGGCGACGCAGTACGCCGGGCAGTGCGCGTGGCCGTTCCATCAGCCGGCGTACGGGCCCCAGGCGCCGGCGCTGGCGGCCCCGAACGGCGACGTGGGCATGGACGGGCTCATCATCAACGTGGCCAGCATGGTGGCTGGCGCGGTGACCAACCCGTTCGGCGACGGGTTCTACCAGGGGGAGCGCGAGGCGCCGCTGGAGGCCGCGACGGCGTGCCCGGGGGTGTACGGCAAGGGCGCGTACCCCGGGTACGCCGGCCAGCTgctggtggacggggccaccggagCGAGCTACAACGCCCACGGCGCGCACGGGAGGAAGTACCTGCTGCCGGCGCTGTTCGACCCCGCCACCTCCGCCTGCTCCACGCTGGTGTAG